Genomic DNA from Salvia miltiorrhiza cultivar Shanhuang (shh) chromosome 1, IMPLAD_Smil_shh, whole genome shotgun sequence:
TTAGGGGTGGTTAACAATCGCGTGAAAAATCAGAGCAAttgaaaattaatgtatttaaaaaCAATGTTTTTAGTTCCTGCGCAATTAATAAAAGTAGTTGTATTAGAGGgaataaaccctaattttaataGCTACTATGATTTATGAATCAGGTCGAAAAGATGTGTTGGACAAGAAGGATTTCAAGAATGCAATCTACATATTCGACATTGGGCAGAATGATTTGACCATTGCACTTACATTTAATCCCCTTCCCTACGATCAAGTTGTTGAGAACATCCCTTCTTTCATTTCTGGAATAAAGGATGCTATGTGGGTTAGGACATTCACTCATTCAACGtttaattagatatatattttcttattaaGGTTgtttcattctctctctctctctctctctaggcCATATACAAACTCGGTGGAAGGAATTTTTGGGTGCATAACACGGGACCATTAGGTTGTCTACCCCAACAACTAGGGATACGAAGGCCAAACATCACACAAGTTGACGAGTTGGGCTGCATTAGCATTTTAAATGAAGCTGCAACACTCTTCAACTCCAACTTAAACCATCTCTGTCAACAACTACGTCTCCAGATGAAGCATTCCACCATTGTCTATGTTGATGTCTACTCCATCAAGCACAGTCTTGTTGCAAATTCTTCGTCTTATGGTGAGAGGGGATGTTTACTTTTCATGATCATATGATTGAGCAAAGCttaaatgattaaaattatAGGCTAATCTAAAAAAGTAAACatgtttaattaatataatattaatttgtaAATAATGAGTAGGTTTGAAGAAAGCACTAATGGCGTGTTGCGGACATGGCGGGCCGCCTTACAACTACGATCCTAAGATTCGATGTCTGGTGGTTAGTGGCTACAGTGTGTGTGAAAAGGGGGATCCACACATAAGCTGGGATGGAATTCATTATACCGAAGCAGCCAATAAGATTGTTGCATCTCTAATTCTCTCCAAAAAATATTCAACTCCTCCTCTTGGATTTGACTTCTTTTTACAATAATTACGTACTGCTTATTTATTTAACATGAATGATGAATCTAGCTAATTAAGAATGTATTCTTCAATACTGATCATGCATTCAAACTTTATTGATTCAGCGTTTATGGTATATGTGTATGTTTATATATTACCCTTCCGAATTGCAAGAAACAagggttctttttttttttttttttgatggaaAGAGGTAATATTATTAATAGCTTCGCTATACAAATGAAggttcattttaaatttatggtGAATAGCCAATCTAGCTATTTTATGAGCAATAAAATTTTTCTTATATTAGGTCTAATATTCACGGGCTTGGAATTTTCATGAGTTGTTGAGGATGAATTCAACAATTATGAAAGTAGTGTACGTCAATCTTGTCTGAACTGACGGGCGTTAGTAATCTGAAACCACAAACAATGTTAGAACCTCCGAAGAATATACCGGTGACGGTGTTGATGGAAGGGCCTCTAATACTCAAGTTTAGGAGTGTGTAAATTCGGGTAGAGGGTACCAGGTATATCTTCACTCGACTCGATACCCTTTTAATTCATGATGTGGGCGCTGCATGTATTTACTAGCAAAAAATAACAGGTTTCAAGTACTTGCAtaccaaattatttatttatttatttatatttcattacaaattttatataattattttattttttcaaattaaatctAATTTAATTTCTATAATTATATCGTgttttcataattaaaaatgCTCGACTACTCTCATTTTGCGGGTAGAAACTCCCTCAATCTGCATGGATTCAAATAAGTGAAGGTAGCCGAGTACTCGttgcgggtattcgggtatcGGCGTAGGCTACGCGAGACAGTGAGAGTAGCATATTTGAGGAATTTTGCGGGTCGAGTACCCGCAATTTGCGAGTAGGGTGCTCGACCCTCCTCGAATTCATGCCCCCACTCAAGTTGGTGGATTGATAGAAATAACGGGTGCGTACAACGGGAGCGCGCAAGTAGTGAGCAACAacaaagaaataataataaatggttCTTCAAAAGTTGGGATGTCCCGATGATCGGA
This window encodes:
- the LOC131007238 gene encoding GDSL esterase/lipase LIP-4-like isoform X1; translated protein: MGCYCNYKRCVFSLMLRLCLIPLVASKEAVIFNLGDSNSDTGGFAAANGFNFGYPYGRAFFHQPTGRLSDGRLILDFLCENLHTSYLKAYLNPLEPDVSVSKGVNFAVSGSSILPSNALFNLGVQINQFSLFHNRSLQLRSKGRKDVLDKKDFKNAIYIFDIGQNDLTIALTFNPLPYDQVVENIPSFISGIKDAMWAIYKLGGRNFWVHNTGPLGCLPQQLGIRRPNITQVDELGCISILNEAATLFNSNLNHLCQQLRLQMKHSTIVYVDVYSIKHSLVANSSSYGLKKALMACCGHGGPPYNYDPKIRCLVVSGYSVCEKGDPHISWDGIHYTEAANKIVASLILSKKYSTPPLGFDFFLQ
- the LOC131007238 gene encoding GDSL esterase/lipase LIP-4-like isoform X2, whose product is MGCYCNYKRCVFSLMLRLCLIPLVASKEAVIFNLGDSNSDTGGFAAANGFNFGYPYGRAFFHQPTGRLSDGENLHTSYLKAYLNPLEPDVSVSKGVNFAVSGSSILPSNALFNLGVQINQFSLFHNRSLQLRSKGRKDVLDKKDFKNAIYIFDIGQNDLTIALTFNPLPYDQVVENIPSFISGIKDAMWAIYKLGGRNFWVHNTGPLGCLPQQLGIRRPNITQVDELGCISILNEAATLFNSNLNHLCQQLRLQMKHSTIVYVDVYSIKHSLVANSSSYGLKKALMACCGHGGPPYNYDPKIRCLVVSGYSVCEKGDPHISWDGIHYTEAANKIVASLILSKKYSTPPLGFDFFLQ